CTGCTCTGCAGCCTCCCCGTCGCCTCTCAAGCCGCTCTGATCGGATGGCTGCCTTCTGGAGCTCTGCCCACGCTGGGCAAGGCAGGAGGCTGCAGCCAAGGTCCCTGCGCAGCCGCCCCTGCCTGTCCCAGCACGCAGCCTCGAGAAAAGGCTTGTGAGCAGCTGCTTAATCAGCCGGTGGATGGCTCAGCCTCGCCCGTGGctttgtctggcagcctcctcctGTGCTGTAAGATGCAGCATTGCTGGGACAAATTCCTCTCCTCCCTGGGAGCAGACTTTGGCATGCCGCGCAGTGACTCACTGCCGCCCGGCACGCTGGAGACTGCCGGGGAGCTCGTGGGAGGGGAGCGCTTAGGCGGTGGCTCTGGGACATTAACCAGTTAGGTGTCTGGGCGCTCTCCTCACTCAGGTATCCCAAGAAGTTGGTGCAGACCTACTCGGTCTTCCCCAACCAGGATGAGATGAGCGATGTGGTGGTCCAGCCATACAACTCCCTACTGACGCTCAAGAGGCTGACTCAGAACGCTGACTGTGTGGTAAGAGTTCTGCTGCAAGCCGGAGCGGGACCCATGGAGCCAGCCCCAACTCCCCATCACTCAGTACGGGGGCCCTCGAAGCTCTAACCTGCACAGACTGATATAAGTCAATAGATCAGCCTCCTCTGAGGTGAGGGCCAGCATCTACAGAGCACTGAAGGGCCTATGAGctctggcagagcagaggggccTGGTGAGCCCCAGCAGACTGCCCAgagctccacttctccccccggAAGGGCTGGTGGCTGAGCCAGGCCTGCAGGGCCGGAGGGGCTTGTGACCGCGAGGGGGAACattggctggggaggtgggggccagCTGCCTCCTGCTCTCCCTGCTACTCCAGGCCTTGGGCtcgcaggggcagggggctctggtgTACACACACAGGGGAGGACGGGGCTCCCACAGCGTCATTTGTAATCTGCCCCAGGGTTTGAAGCCAAGGGTCCAGCAGCAGGCCCCACCATAGGCCTTTGGGCACATACTAACCAGGACGCCTGCTCTCGGGGATTCCTCGTCTCTGGCACTCGGAGGAACAGGCACGGCTGCATTGGCAGAGTAGCCCCTGTTGGACGGCACCTTCTCTTCCTAccctcctttttttaaactgctttaagACTGCTTGGGCCTAGAGGATGGATGTGCTGGCCTGGGGGCCAGCACTGTCTTGGGAGGGCTccgggaggaggagaagagcttTCTCTTGCCAGTGTCAGTTACGCCCCGGGATCGCCGGCCCCAGGAATGTGTTTGCTGGCCCAGTTGTGCTGTGGTATCCAGGCCCGCTGAGCTGTGGCTGTATGGATCAGTGCTCTCGCCCGGGGAGCTGGCCTCAGTCAGTGGCTTGGCCTCCTCTGGGCCCTGTCTGCTCGGATGGGGCcgactttctttcttttttcaggTGGTTCTGGACAACACAGCCCTGAACCGGATCGCCACAGACCGGCTGCACATCCAGAACCCGTCCTTCTCCCAGATCAACCAGCTGGTGAGGAGCCCCACTGGGGAGCGCGTGCTCTGGTGACTCAGCCACATGTCTGGGCCAGGGCTCCTCTCGGTGCTGGCTGATGAGTAGCTCCACTGGGGGGCTCGGGGTGTGGAGCTGGGACGTTTCCCTTGCTGCACTCGTGACTCCCCTTCTCTAGGGAGTAAAAGCACAGCtgagccctggctccagggaatccctccagagcctgcagcccgactgtctctcccctctctgcaccaggTCTCCACCATCATGTCTGCCAGCACCACCACGCTCAGGTATCCCGGCTACATGAACAACGACCTGATTGGGCTGATCGCCTCGctcatccccaccccccgcctccaCTTCCTGATGACGGGGTACACACCGCTCACCACAGACCAGTCGGTACGTGCTGCAGTTCCCCAGGCACACGGGCAGCCCTGCGCCATCCCTACGCTGGCTCCCGGTCGCCTCCCGCACCTCAGCCAAGCTCCTCTGTTGTGGCCCTGAGGCTCCCTGCAGCTTAGCTGCTGTCTGCCTCTCAGCTCGCATGCACTACCATGCACCCCCCCCTCCTCGCTTAGCCCCCGGCATggcgggacccctgcccccatcctgcctggccccaccccgagCTGCTGTGAATGCCTCGGGGAGGGGATATCCCTCTCCCACGCATGGTAAGGATGGGTGCTCACGCTCTGCCAGCACCCCGTCCATCCCAGGGAGTGCAGTGGGGTTATTCCCAGGCTACGGGTGCTCAGATCCAGCCCGCTGGGGCAGGACGCCGTGGTGCCTTGCCATGCACTGCTCCAGGTGGGAGTACTGGATACCAGCCCCAGAGATCCCACCCCGGCAAGCACAGGCACCAGCCCCCTCTGCAGGGGCTCATAGTCTTTCCACTGAGGCTAGGTGAGCAGGACACTTGTTCAGTTCCCAGCGGGAGCCAGGACTCCACTGGGCCGTAGCGAAGGGCGGCTGGGCCAGTGTTCTGGGtctgcaggagatgctgctggGTTGGCTCCGCGGCACCGTTCTGCTCAGCTAACCGGGCCCTTTCTCCTCCTGTCGACCTGCATTTCCCCAGGACATTACTCAGAGAAGCAAATCGGAAAGGCTGCTGGCTCTGAAACGGGTACCCAGTGTGCTCTGTCCTCTCCTGTGCTGGGGGGGACTCTGCGGTAGTTAATAGGTGTCTGACTTAACCTCCCCACTTCCAGCCTGGGGCCACCTCTCTGCAAGTCCCCGGAAGCCTGGCCAGCGGAGCACGCCGTGCCCAGCCTGGGGCGGAGGGGATGGGCCTTCACGCGCCTCCAAGCGAACCATTGCATCCTGGCTCTGGGGACGAGAAGCGGGGTTTGCTTTCCCAGAGTATTCAGCGGCTgcagcagctgtggggctggctcttcccccctgccagcccccactAGGGCCAGCCGTTCCTAGTGCCCAGGTGCTGTGGCATTTAATAACCGCCCAGCCAGCGCTCCCCACAGTCACCCAGAGCAGCCACGCTGCAGCTCTTCCAGCCTAGGGCCTGGTGTGCAGCTTCCTTTCACACCCTGCGCAGCCGACGATTAACCCTTCAGTCGCGGCCTGTTGGGGCACGTTGCCTGCTGCagagagctgcagccaggctAGGTGCATTATGGGAAGGTAGGGAGTGCTACGGCCAAGCCTGCTGCATGCAGGGGTTAATTGGGCACCCTCTggagaagggtgggggagggtttgCTGGCCACGTTCCCAGCATGcgagctccctgccctgccccattcctCTGTGCGGGAAGGGGGCAGCACAGCCCCGTGTGACGTGCCCTGGGGActggctgagcggggccaggctgctctgctcccagcGAGTCCCCCATGAAGTGCGAGCCCAGGCCCTGCTCGGGAGCCTCCCTGCAAGACGCTCCAATAGCCACTTCCCAGGCCTTTGCTGGCTCTCTCTGAGCTCCGGTTAACTCAACTCCTCCAgtgccagggtgggggaggggagacgggCTGGCTCCCTAGCACCCCTGGAAAGGGCATCGCTCCAAGCCTCCAGGCTGGGCCACCGCTGTCCTGTGACCTCCTGCATGCAGCTCTGTGCCTGTACATGTGACTGGCCCGCTCCACagggcttgtgtgtgtgtctctctctctttgctggcTGGCCAGGGATTGGCCTCTGCTCACTAACTTCAGGCGAGGGCGGCAGAGCCCCTACGCCATGCATGTGCGTGGCTCCGCCACCCCCCCGGGACAGGGCACAGGGGCGGTCTCCCCCTGAGTGCCCCGTGCTGGCGTTTGCAGGTGGCCAGCGTGCGGAAAACCACGGTCCTGGACGTGATGAGAAGATTGTTGCAGCCTAAGAACGTCATGGTCTCTACGGGGCGGGACAGACAGACCAACCACTGCTACATCGCCATCCTGAACATCATCCAGGGTGAGGTGGACCCGACGCAGGTGAGCGAGCTGCAATCCTGGCCCACGCCAGGGCTGGCTGAGTCGTGCAGTCCTGGGCATCATGCAGGCAGATGCCGCTAGGGCTGGGCGTGGGAGCAGGCCAGGCGTTGCAGTGGGGAGCGGGCTCGGACGCCCACCTCAGCCAGGCTTGCAGGGTCCATGCAGGAAACAGCTGCTGGCAGAGCCGGCCAAAGGGCTAACGCTGCAGGTGCGGCAGGGGCCTGGATGCCGCCCTGGGAAAGGCTGCCTGTCGGCACGTCCTCTGCCAGCAGAGGTGCCTGCCCCACGAGCAGCACTGGGCCCGTGCCCCTTGGTCTGCACAGAGCGTCTGGCCGAGCAACTAGGCCAGCGCTGGGGAGTTCACGGTGCTCTGTACCCGTTTACGCTGTTTGCTGAGGGaccagccccctggcccctctgaTGCTGTGAATCTCACCAGGGCAGGAAGCTGGAGCACCACTGCCAGCTCTTGCCTGTGTCTCCCTAGGTTCACAAGAGCCTGCAGAGAATCCGGGAGAGGAAACTGGCCAACTTCATCCCCTGGGGCCCTGCCAGCATCCAGGTGGCGCTGTCCCGGAAGTCCCCGTACCTGCCGTCTGCTCACCGCGTCAGCGGCCTGATGATGGCAAACCACACCAACATCTCCTCGGTGAGTACGGGCAAGGCCCctcgctcccccacccccctgccctggggagccGAGTGCCCTTAGCAGGGAGGCTGCTTGGAGAGGCAGGGGCTTTCACCTTCACTTGCTCTCGTATCTTTTGACTCGGCTCTTGCCGCGTCTGCcggctgcctcctgccccagccctgcccgaGAAGGCAGCGGGTGGCACTGCAGAGCGTGGCGGCCCAGCCAGGCTAGAGAAGGCAGTGACTGGAATTGGGGGATGGGGCCAGTTGGTCGCCCTGCAGCATTTCCTTCAGTAGAAAGTCATTCCGGGTGCAGttccatgcccctcccccagcctccgaCCCCATAAACTCGCCTGCTGAATCCATTGGCAGGAACAGACGCTGTCCGCTGGGTTTGTCCATTAACCCAGTAGAGGGTTCCCTTTGTCCTGCCCTGCGGGGCCATGCTGCCATTGGAGGAACAGCCTCCTCGTGAGAGTAAAGCCCAGGGCCAGGAggcaggactccagggttctacTTCCCGCCTCTGTCACTGCCTCCAGGACCTTGGCAAAGTCACCTAGCCCCTTGGCAAGCCCTCTGCTGAAAGCAGCTTGGGGAGCGCAGGGTGTTCCCCAGATCACAGCCTGGCTGTGGTGGAGCCCCAAACGCAGAGGTTTTCTGAGAGCCCTTCACGTGGGCTTGCTCTGCATCACCCTCAGGTGGTGAGCCAGGGTAGCCACAgggactccccctctccccagggtaGCCATGGGGATGCCCCAGCTCCCAGAGACCATCCAGCACTTTCCCCTGgcgtgtggggtgggggtgagggccgGGCCAGGCCGTGCCCCCATATTCACGGGGACTTGTGGCCGGCACAGCTGTTCGAGCGGACATGCCGGCAGTATGACAAGCTCCGCAAGAGGGAGGCCTTCCTGGAGCAGTTCCGCAAGGAGGATATCTTCAAGGACAACTTTGACGAGCTGGACAACTCCCGGGAGATCGTGCAGCAGCTGATTGACGAGTACCACGCGGCCACACGCCCCGACTACATCTCCTGGGGCACACAGGAGCAGTGAGCACCCGCAGGCTCCGCTGGGGAGCGTGCAGAGAGCACGGCCCCTTTCCATGTAACTTCAGGGGCCACAAGCCACCCATCTACATGTTAGGCCTCATGGCTTCTGTTCACCCCCTGGGGAGGGACAGAGTGGGACTCACCGGCACAGCAGCACTGCACCTTTGGGAGTCACCTCATTGTGGGGCAGAGCCTGTAGGCCCCTCCTCCCAGCAGGACCCCAGCCCTGGTGGCTCCCGTAGTACAGGGGCCTTTCCTCGGTCAGGGGCAGCGGCTCGCCGCCAGTGGGGGTGTTGTGTGGGAGCAGGGATCCTTGCCCTAAGTGATCCCCTTCTCGGGGAGGGTGAAAGCCACATGCCCCAGCCTGGACCGGGCCGGGCCAAGACATCAGCCAAGGAGGGAGCGTGGAGGACCTGGCTTTGCTAAGCTGGGCCCCTCAGCTACCCTCAGTCCTTAGCCTGGTTCTTTCTGGGCCTGGGCAGCGGGCGCAGAGAGCAGCGGGCGCTGCTGAGGGCTGTAGCTATTTGCGTAGcttattttgtttcaataaaggCTGTCGCTGCACTGAGCTCTCCCTGTGCTGCCGGGGCATGACAGAGACTGGAACGAGGGCACGGAGCGGGTGacaacagccccacccccagccagtaCTGCCCAGGCCCACAATGCTGGGGGggccctgcagagccagctgcCCCCGAGCTGCCTAGGGGAGGCCAGCCTGGGGCTTTTCCCCCAGCAGCAACCAGAGGCCCCAAAGCAccctgggagtggggagcccagccctgcttcactcctgGGAGCTCCCTGAGCTGGAGCGTGGGCAAGGCCCAGCACCCCATCTAACCCAGTCCCAAGGGTGGTAGAGCCAGAGCTGGCTGTGgtgagggtgggctggggctgcggcagctccaggggagcaggcctggggctccctgcaggcaGCGCACAAGGCTGTTCTCAGGGCCTGGGGCTGCCAGAgtccaaagccagaaggaaccaagaGTGAATGGCCCTCGGGGCGGGTCCAGGGGTTAGTTACTCCCCTGCATTCCAGCCATGGGCCCGTGTCAGCCCTTGCTCTGCTCCACTGAGTCTGGTCTCAGAGAGCCGTTACCCAGggaggtacttacagactgatcGGCTTCCCCCCGCACCCATGCTGAATAGACAGCGCCTGGGGCAGGGTTTCTAATCGTTTCTCTCTGTCCTGgctccaatttatcaccatccaGCTGGAATTGTGGCCCAGACCTGGGTGGGACGGTCCCAGCCTCTGCAGCCTGCAGAGGGTTCATGTGCTTGGGTTGGCACCAGCCGAGTGCCTGGCCCCAGAAAGCCAAGGGTGGGTGAAGGCCCCTGCCCCACTGCTAAACCACGCGTCCCACCTGCACCTTCCCCAGGGTGGAGCAGCCCAGCCGCAAGGcgaggggggcaggaggagccAGGAAGGGACACTGGGGGCTGTGGACATGGGACCTGCCCAGCTGACGGGGCTAGCCCAGCAGACTCCCAAATGCCATGGCTCAGCCCCAGCCCGCATTCCCCTCCCCTGTTGGGGGGTGAttctgccacctctcctccccagggTCCCTGCCAGGCCTGGCTCCACCCTCCTAGCCCATGGCCTTGACTCCTAGCTCAGCCTGGAGTAGGGCTTTGCCTGGGGCCCGTTGGACActagccccctccctgccaggctGAGGAAGAgagtcccagggcaccacagcaaGGGCTGGATTTAGCTGCAGTTAAAGGGAGGGGCTTGGTtcaccccacagcccagcccctccccccccccagagcaagCAGCTGagccaggcggggggggggggggggcccactgGCTCCAGCCCAGGTGAGAATTAGCCTTTTCCTCTGGTCCAGCGGCACAGAGACAGGAGCTAAAAATACTCCCCTGCCATGTGCCCAGCCCGGCTCCCACGCCCTGCTGGGCACAGGCGGAAGCTGggggctgcctcctccccccgctccctgggcAGGCGCCTGGTGAAGCTGGAACTGAGGCTGGGGGAGGTGGCTGCAGTGTTGATTAAATGCCAAAGGTCAGAGCAAAGCAAGGCTGGGTGCCAGTCCCCAGCAGCCCTGGCACTCTGCCTCCATGCCAGGGGTCtctggctgggggaagggaccAGCCCAATCTGCCAGTGACATGGCCATTGGCCCTTGCGTTAACccaggcggggccttgggggcaTGCAGCCTGCGCGGAAttgcatctcctcctcccccaggaggACCCAAGACAAGGCACCAATTTCCTCAGAAAGTCTCCGGGTGAGTGGGCAGCTTAACTCCGCTGCAGGCTGATCCAGGACCCCAGCCCCCAGTACTGAGCGTGGTGGCAGAGAGGGCAatacaccccccacccacccccagcctgcacccccaggcctGTCCCTCCCACTGGGGGCAGGACTCCTTCACCAATGGGGGGGGCAAACAACAGCCCAGCTGGGCTACCCACGCATGGGCCCCTGGGGAGATGCTTCCAGCAGATCCTGCCCCTTGTCCCAGCTGGCCACGGGGAGCACCTAGGGTGCTACATGGGACAGTTAAGGTTTTAGGCTCTTGAGGTCGCCAGCTGCCTGGGAAGCCCAGGGCAATTCCCCCTCAGTGAGAATGGcacaggctctctgcagactcaggcaggagCTACTGCGCTGGTTACGCTCTGGCCCCATTTTCATCACAGGCACAGAGACGGGAGGTCACTAAAGCAGGCCCCGATTCTGGCCACAAGTGGCAGTTCGGCAGAGATGCCAGGCTGCCATCCCTCCCTTGCCCCAAGGGAGCCCCGCCCCCGGGCTGCGGCGTGTCAGAACAGAGCAGGCTCTGCACTTTCCTTGGgtgtttattacaaaaacaaGAACAGGAACTTTACAGAGGCAAGACAGAGAGAGGCCTGAGCCCCCGCTCCCATGAAGGGCCCCCCCAACATGGAGCTAGTGCATCTCTAGGGCAGCCTGGCCAGCACACCACAGCACAGAGAGACAGGCCCACCCGGGAACAAGCCGCCACTCAGAGGCCGCCTGCAGCTttctggggcagagagggggaaggTGCTTGGTGCACAGGACAGACAGACGGATGGGGGTGGAAGGCAGGATGCGGCCGCTGCCAGCGCTCTCGAGCCCTGGGGAAACTCGCTGCAAGTTACCAGTGGGCCCAGGGCAGGGATCTGCTCTGCGGGGGGCCTGGTGCCAGGGCACAGAGCAGCGTGAAGGCACCTGCGAACgccacccagcacctgcccacAGGGAGCTCGGCCCCAGGCAGGCAGCCCTGAGAGAGGCCCCTTAACCCTTCAAGTGCTGGGAGAAGTCACCACAGCCTCTGCACCTCCCACCCATGGTCCTAGCAAACAGactgccaaccccacccccgcAGCAACTGGCCAGCCTCAGGGCCCCCAAGCAACTGCACAGCCTGGCCCACCTGTGCTGGTGCCCAGGTCATCACCAGAACCCAGGGGCTGCATGGGCGATCCCGGCGGGCACCCCCACCTTTCCCACCAGCCAAGCAGGACTGGCAAGGGCGAATCCCCAGCCCGGGCAGGGACGGGCACGACATACCAGTCGTGCCACGGCAACGTCCCCCCGAGCCGGCAAGGCACCAACACCAGCACCccaaggcagagccaggaataaggTGCCAAGCAGTGTCTGGCACGTCCCCGCCAGGCTGGGCACCCGCAGCACCCAGCTGGGGGTGCCAGGGAGAGTGCAGGGAGCTGGCATGTCTACAAATAAATTAAGGAAATAAACTAGCAACCCAACAGCTGAGTGGGGGGAGCGAGTCTCTGCCCGCCCCCCGCCCTCCACCCCTGCTCAGAGCCAGGGGCTATAGATGCCACACTGGATGTCCAACTCCTCCGGACCATGTAGTTCCAGGGCTCTGACCCCGGGGCCCAAACCAGACCCCAGCAGCCGAcgtcccagctccccagcccggATCCCCAGGATTCTCACAGTGCTGGCGGGCGGCCCCGGCCCCCTGTACACACCAGGGCCACTGCTGGTGCAGGAGTGGCCCACCAAAGGGCACGTCACCTGGGCTGGCACACAGGGCCAGCAAGCTAGATGGGGAAGGAGCCTGCGCTGGGCTGGCCCCGCCAGGGCGCGCTTGCTGGGCACAGTCTCTGCTGCGGAGGAGGAAGGCCCGAGTCCAGTGAGTCCCCAGGGCGGCAGCCGTCGGCCAGCTCCTCCCGCGGGGGCGTCTGCCCGGTGCCCAGGCTGGTGAGGTACGTGTGCAGGAGCTGGGCGATCTCATCCACCTGGAGGGGAGCAAAGGCCAGTCAGGGGCACTCGAGGTGCCCTGGAGCCTGGGctcggcccccggcccggccccccaggCCCCAGCTCCCTGGTGTCACTGCACAGCCCAGGCCCCTAGCGCTGGGCTCCTGCGGGGGGTACCcagcctgtgctgcagggagacCTCGCTCCGTCTGCGTGGGGAGGGGCGGGAGTGCGGGGCCTTACCCGGGAGCACTCGAAGAGCAGGTCCCTGTCCCCCACGGAGAGGTGGAAGGTGCTGCTGTCAGACACCCCGAAGGACGAGATGCGGCCGTAGCAGAAGCTGTCGAAGGGCTCGGCCTCCCCGGGCTTGTACAGAGACACGGCCTTGGCCCCGACACCCAGCCACAGACGCTGGGGGCAGCTGCCCTCCGGGCTCTGCAGACAGATGGAGAGTCAGGGACAGCCCCACGGACCCCAGGCCCTACCGGCCCCATCACCCCCCAGCTCCATCCCCCGACCCCAGTCAGGCTGCTCAATGCCCCCGGAGAAGTTCAGGgtaatgatgggggggggggggggaagacgcTGCAGCTGCCCCCAGCCCGGGTGGGGCTCAGTCTCCGGTGGGGTGGCTGCCAGGGCTGTGCCCCCAGAGAGCTCCCCCAGGAAATGCTCGTCTCCTGGCTGTGATCCACCCCCCATGCAAAACCCCAGGAGAGCGGATGTAAAATGGCTGCCCCTCAAGCAGAGGGGCTCCTGTTTCTGTAGGTCCTACAGAAAGCATGTGCTGTGCTCCGGTGCTGCTCTGCAGAGGGTACAGGGCCCCGGGGTGGGGGAGACACACACAACCCTGCTCCAGGGACCCCAGCCCAGGGAAGGGGCTCACCGTGTGGAAGTCGACGTCAAAGAGGGTGGAGCCGAATCCCGGCCACTCCCGCACCAGCGCCAGGTAGGCGGCCATGGCCTCGGCCCGGCCCATGCCCTGCAGCAGCTTCCACCTGTCCACAATGGCAGCCATCACGCTGGCGCCCTCCTCGCGCAGGCGGCCCCGCAGCTTCTGGTCCTGTTCCGCCCGCTGCTTGGCCAGCgagtggccccagggcagggcgCCGGCCAGCAGCCCCGCGCGCAGGCGGGCGCCGGGGCACCTGGGCGGGCCCTGGCAGGAGGCCCGGAGGCGGGAGTGCAGCGCGTGGACGGGGAAGAGCTCCTCCGGGCGGGGCACGGGGGCGTGCGTGGAGAAGTCGCTATTGATACTCTGCAGGCGCAGGGCGGCCAGGGACTGCAGCGTGTCCTCCGACGTGGGCACGTAGCCCCGGATCACCATCTCGTGCGCCTGCagcgggggggggaaagggagggtcggacagggagcagctccagcagGGAACAAGGGCTAGAGAGGGATTCAGCTGGGGAGCAGCCctggggggctgtgggggagagacAGGTGAGTAGCCTGCCCCCCATGCATTAACCCCTTCAACCCCCTGGGGTGGGCTGCTGCAGCTGTTGGGTCAGGAAGCACGGGGGGTCCTGGGCCAGGACGCGGGGCTGATGCCCCCAGGGCAATGCAGTGGCAGGAGCTCACAGCGCAGCACTGCCCCACTCTCCTGGCGCCCTGGGGGCCCCGTCACGAGCCGCCGCCCTGCTCAGCCCAGGCTGGGGCCCGGCTCCTACCTG
This DNA window, taken from Trachemys scripta elegans isolate TJP31775 chromosome 23, CAS_Tse_1.0, whole genome shotgun sequence, encodes the following:
- the TUBG1 gene encoding tubulin gamma-1 chain, which produces MPREIITLQLGQCGNQIGFEFWKQLCAEHGISPEGIVEEFATEGTDRKDVFFYQADDEHYIPRAVLLDLEPRVIHSILNSPYANLYNPENIYLSEHGGGAGNNWASGFSQGEKIHEDIFDIIDREADGSDSLEGFVLCHSIAGGTGSGLGSYLLERLNDRYPKKLVQTYSVFPNQDEMSDVVVQPYNSLLTLKRLTQNADCVVVLDNTALNRIATDRLHIQNPSFSQINQLVSTIMSASTTTLRYPGYMNNDLIGLIASLIPTPRLHFLMTGYTPLTTDQSVASVRKTTVLDVMRRLLQPKNVMVSTGRDRQTNHCYIAILNIIQGEVDPTQVHKSLQRIRERKLANFIPWGPASIQVALSRKSPYLPSAHRVSGLMMANHTNISSLFERTCRQYDKLRKREAFLEQFRKEDIFKDNFDELDNSREIVQQLIDEYHAATRPDYISWGTQEQ